ACCATATACCAACCCAATGCACCTTGTGCACCACCCATTAAAAATACAACTGATAACTTTTTAGCTAGTGAACGATTGATATAACCTTTCTTTAAATACCACACAAATGGGAAAAAGAAAGCTACACCAATAACTCTACCCAATAAACGATGAGAATATTCCCAAAAGAAGATCTCTTTAAATTCACTCAATGTCATACCCATATTCAATCTTTTATATTCTGGAAATTGTTTATACTTTTCAAATTCAGCTTCCCATTCCTCTTGAGTAATTGGTGGAATTGCACCAACAACTGGTTTCCAATCAACAATTGATAATCCTGATTCTGTTAAACGTGTAATACCACCAATAACAATCATTGCACCAACTAATCCAcatgaaaataataaccaattaccaacttttttattaccTTTACTTTGTTCTGGTTCTTTATaatcttcttcattattattactactattatcatttgttttttcttcttcttttacttgttcatttgaatttgttttattttcatttgaataaaatcttttataataattattattattattatttaatgaaattattgaatttaattttgaatttgattgtaaaaaaccattattaaaactttgattaatattattattttttgataatctaGATGATACTGATaaaatattactattgtttaTAATAAGGTTTGATTTTGTTTGTTTAAAGATAGATGGCTTTAAACATCTTAAACCAGCTCTATTCAACATtgtcactttttttttttttttggtttaaacaaaaaaaataaaaaataaaaaatgataacaaaaaaaaaaaaaaaaaaaaaatgaaaaaaaataaaaaaaaatgaaaaattaacaacGCAATTTGTCAATCACCATAATTCGGGAATTtcaagtaaaaaataaaataaaagatatttttgaaatttacattaattttagtttttttttaaaaagaaagaaaatagttttttttttttcttttaaaagaaagaagagatttaaaaaaaaaagatccaacattttattaatattttttttttttttttgaatttaaaaaaaaaaaaaaaaagtttaatctTTTGGTTGGAAGAGAAAATCATCTAAACCATCAGATTGTTGATTTGAAGTTTTAAATTGATCAAGGTCAACATAACATAAatcttcaaattcttcatcaAAGTCAACAGggatttgattcttttttggAGGTTTATTTGGTGTAGTTTTAGGtgatgaagttgttgttgttgttgttgttgtggtggttgctttttttttggttactTTTGATGGAGATGGTTTTGTTGGGTTAGTtgtatctttatcttttgttttttttacagttgttgattttgaagaAGCAACAGTAGAAGCAGCAGCttttgaagattttaaaGCAGCTGGTTTCTTTGAGGTTTTgggtttattttttgatgacATCATTTCATCTTCAAAATTTGATCCATCATAAATTGCATCTGaaatatcatcttcatcaatacCATCTTcgtcatcattatcatattcatcatctt
This region of Dictyostelium discoideum AX4 chromosome 3 chromosome, whole genome shotgun sequence genomic DNA includes:
- the coxA gene encoding cytochrome c oxidase assembly protein, producing MLNRAGLRCLKPSIFKQTKSNLIINNSNILSVSSRLSKNNNINQSFNNGFLQSNSKLNSIISLNNNNNNYYKRFYSNENKTNSNEQVKEEEKTNDNSSNNNEEDYKEPEQSKGNKKVGNWLLFSCGLVGAMIVIGGITRLTESGLSIVDWKPVVGAIPPITQEEWEAEFEKYKQFPEYKRLNMGMTLSEFKEIFFWEYSHRLLGRVIGVAFFFPFVWYLKKGYINRSLAKKLSVVFLMGGAQGALGWYMVKSGLDEKLIQDRGSDIPRVSQYRLAAHLGSAFVIYMALLWFGLGLVRPSALSPAMMQKLKSAMSTLAQQKSSFTIEKMKKYSHQVSGLIFLTAMSGAFVAGLDAGLVYNTFPKMGHQWIPDDIINPKIKPAYKNMFEHDVTVQFQHRVLATITYGSILALSAFAYRGRLALSPKARLATNCLLAVGTAQVALGITTLLTFVPVSLGAAHQTGSLTLLSVAIWLLHELKKLPK